The following coding sequences are from one Collimonas arenae window:
- a CDS encoding HutD family protein, translated as MKLIRFEDLPATPWKNGGGVTRELYSYPAASSFDTFLWRVSIADVAQSGAFSSFAGVDRVITLLAGDGMQLLVEDSAAVPLLPLQPHRFRGEQQIAARLDGGACRDFNLMLRRGAATGELQVWHADQDLTESCDLLYCVQGGWDVLGDQGEQATLAERQALVCDDLSGPVSLRSLHAGSVLISINVNLQQEGRHAAEPS; from the coding sequence ATGAAACTGATCCGCTTCGAAGACTTGCCGGCGACGCCCTGGAAAAACGGTGGCGGCGTGACGCGCGAGCTATACAGTTATCCGGCTGCGTCTTCATTCGACACCTTCTTGTGGCGCGTGAGTATTGCCGATGTGGCCCAGTCAGGTGCATTTTCCAGCTTTGCTGGTGTCGACCGGGTGATTACCTTGCTGGCCGGAGACGGCATGCAACTGCTGGTAGAAGACAGCGCCGCAGTGCCGTTGTTGCCATTGCAGCCGCATCGCTTTCGCGGCGAGCAGCAGATTGCTGCTCGGCTGGACGGCGGGGCCTGCCGCGATTTCAACCTGATGCTGCGCCGTGGCGCCGCGACCGGAGAGTTGCAGGTCTGGCACGCCGACCAGGATTTGACCGAAAGTTGCGACTTGCTATATTGCGTCCAAGGTGGCTGGGACGTGTTGGGCGATCAGGGGGAGCAGGCGACGCTGGCGGAACGGCAAGCCTTGGTTTGCGATGATCTGTCCGGTCCGGTGTCGTTGCGTTCCTTGCATGCCGGTAGTGTATTAATCAGCATCAACGTCAATCTGCAACAGGAAGGCCGCCATGCCGCAGAACCAAGTTAA
- the hutH gene encoding histidine ammonia-lyase: MKTSLTLQPGKMSLAEIRSIWADAVPLQLPASAYTAINASAATVARIVERGDAAYGINTGFGKLAKTRIPDEQLELLQRNLILSHSVGTGDLMDDAAVRLILAMKIGSLARGFSGIRAQVIDTLLAIYNAGIMPCIPVKGSVGASGDLAPLSHMTLAILGEGQVRVDGKLVDAKEALAKAGIAPIVLAAKEGLALINGTQVSTALTLHGLFLAERVLEAAAVTGALAVDAARGSDAPFDPRVHEVRGQPGQIATAKIYRQLLNGSAIRQSHLVNDERVQDPYSLRCQPQVMGACVDLIGNAARTLLIEANAVTDNPLIYAEHDEVISGGNFHAEPVAFAADTLALAIAEIGALSERRIALLIDSSLSGLPPFLVQSSGLNSGFMIAHVTAAALASENKSLAHPASVDSLPTSANQEDHVSMATFAGRRLHEMAHNTATIVAIELLAAAQGVDCHQPLTTSPLLADVLQRLRQQVAFYDKDRFFAPDIEAAKQLVLQGTVSASCASLFTELYA; this comes from the coding sequence ATGAAAACATCGTTAACCCTGCAACCGGGAAAAATGTCGCTGGCGGAAATCCGCAGCATCTGGGCCGATGCCGTGCCACTGCAATTGCCGGCATCCGCCTATACCGCGATCAATGCCTCGGCCGCTACCGTGGCCCGGATCGTCGAGCGCGGCGATGCCGCCTACGGCATCAATACCGGTTTTGGCAAACTGGCCAAGACCCGCATTCCGGATGAACAACTTGAGCTGCTGCAACGCAACCTGATCCTGTCGCATTCGGTCGGTACCGGCGACCTGATGGACGACGCCGCAGTGCGCTTGATCCTGGCGATGAAAATCGGCAGCCTGGCGCGCGGCTTTTCCGGCATCCGGGCGCAGGTGATCGATACCTTGCTGGCGATTTACAACGCCGGCATCATGCCGTGCATTCCGGTCAAGGGCTCGGTCGGCGCTTCGGGCGACTTGGCGCCGTTGTCGCACATGACACTGGCGATCCTGGGCGAAGGCCAGGTACGGGTTGATGGCAAGCTGGTTGACGCCAAGGAAGCGCTGGCGAAGGCAGGTATTGCACCGATCGTGCTGGCCGCCAAGGAAGGACTGGCGCTAATCAACGGCACCCAGGTCTCTACCGCATTGACCCTGCATGGCTTGTTCCTGGCCGAGCGCGTGCTGGAAGCGGCTGCCGTTACGGGCGCGTTGGCTGTCGACGCGGCGCGCGGCAGCGACGCGCCGTTTGATCCACGCGTACATGAAGTGCGCGGCCAGCCGGGGCAGATCGCCACCGCCAAGATCTATCGCCAACTGCTGAATGGCAGCGCGATCCGCCAATCGCATCTGGTAAATGACGAGCGCGTACAAGATCCGTACAGCTTGCGCTGCCAGCCGCAGGTGATGGGCGCTTGCGTTGACCTGATCGGCAATGCCGCACGTACGCTGCTGATTGAAGCCAATGCGGTGACCGATAATCCGCTGATCTATGCCGAACACGATGAAGTCATCTCTGGCGGTAATTTTCATGCCGAGCCGGTGGCCTTTGCCGCCGATACGCTGGCATTGGCGATTGCTGAAATTGGCGCCTTGTCCGAGCGTCGTATCGCTTTGTTGATCGATTCTTCGCTGTCCGGATTGCCACCATTTCTGGTGCAATCATCCGGCCTCAATTCCGGCTTCATGATTGCGCATGTCACCGCGGCCGCGCTGGCATCGGAAAACAAATCGCTGGCGCATCCCGCCAGCGTCGATAGCCTGCCGACTTCCGCCAATCAGGAGGACCACGTCAGCATGGCGACCTTCGCCGGTCGCCGCCTGCACGAAATGGCGCACAATACGGCTACCATCGTCGCGATTGAATTGCTGGCCGCAGCGCAGGGCGTCGATTGTCATCAGCCGCTGACCACTTCGCCGTTGCTGGCCGACGTATTGCAACGCTTGCGCCAGCAGGTGGCGTTCTACGACAAGGATCGTTTCTTCGCACCCGATATCGAAGCGGCGAAGCAACTGGTGCTGCAAGGTACTGTCAGCGCCAGCTGCGCGTCGTTATTCACCGAGTTATACGCCTGA
- the hutC gene encoding histidine utilization repressor — MHGALAKNNKAVPSFQLVKDHVLQQIRSGEWKPGDLIPSERELMLQFNLSRMTVNRALRELTDNQMLVRIQGSGTYVAPGKYQSTLVEIRSIDDELVARGHRYRSQVLTLEASATPVALKALGFDSGSVFHSVIVHFADDIPIQLEDRYTNPALFPDYLQQDFHRITPNHYMVQVAPLDRAEYSIESKMPDAAVRKLLQMEAGEPCLLLSRRTWVHDAVATSVSLWHPGSRYQFTGGF, encoded by the coding sequence ATGCATGGCGCATTAGCAAAGAACAACAAGGCAGTACCCTCATTTCAACTGGTCAAGGATCATGTATTGCAGCAGATCCGCAGCGGTGAATGGAAGCCGGGCGACCTGATCCCGTCTGAACGCGAACTGATGTTGCAATTCAACCTGTCGCGAATGACAGTCAACCGCGCATTGCGTGAGCTGACCGACAATCAAATGCTGGTCAGGATTCAAGGCTCCGGCACCTATGTCGCGCCGGGAAAATATCAATCGACTCTGGTGGAAATCCGCAGTATCGACGACGAACTGGTAGCGCGCGGCCACCGCTACCGTAGCCAGGTGCTGACGCTGGAAGCCAGCGCCACGCCGGTGGCATTGAAGGCGCTTGGCTTCGACAGCGGCTCGGTATTCCATTCAGTGATCGTGCATTTCGCCGACGACATCCCGATCCAACTAGAAGATCGTTACACCAATCCAGCGCTGTTTCCGGATTACCTGCAGCAGGATTTTCATCGCATCACGCCGAATCACTACATGGTGCAGGTGGCACCGTTAGATCGCGCCGAATACAGCATCGAATCGAAAATGCCAGACGCCGCAGTGCGCAAGCTGCTACAGATGGAAGCCGGCGAACCATGCCTGCTGCTGTCGCGCCGCACCTGGGTCCACGACGCCGTGGCAACCTCGGTCAGCCTGTGGCATCCCGGCTCCCGATACCAGTTTACCGGCGGTTTCTGA
- a CDS encoding branched-chain amino acid ABC transporter permease, with protein MTAAHPSSHAKWVWLLFALVLIVAPLLFPQSAALSILSQCGSMMILALSFNMLLGQSGMLSFGHALYAGLPAFAAAHAMNRLAGAGAAALLFVPLLGGLAGLACGALFGYVTTRKSGTALSMISLALVEMAAAAVLMFPAWFGGESGVSTDRVLGTPLFGIDFASPLQVYYLIAFWLFVSCAAMYALTRTPLGRIANAVRDNPERAAFVGHDPRRVRYLMFMLAAFFAGIGGALGAINFEIVSAENLGLLRSAQILLFTFIGGIGYFFGPLLGALVGVLFLDCYRLTPEAGSYIWACCLLASCCLPRADWPGSGSEPCRPGAG; from the coding sequence ATGACAGCAGCGCATCCGTCGTCGCACGCCAAATGGGTTTGGTTACTTTTCGCCTTGGTGCTGATCGTTGCGCCGCTGCTGTTCCCGCAAAGCGCTGCGTTGTCGATCCTGTCGCAATGCGGCAGCATGATGATTCTGGCCTTGTCCTTCAACATGCTGTTGGGGCAGAGCGGCATGCTGTCATTCGGGCATGCACTGTATGCCGGTTTGCCGGCATTTGCGGCGGCCCACGCGATGAACCGATTGGCCGGAGCGGGTGCTGCGGCGCTGTTGTTTGTGCCTTTGTTGGGCGGGTTGGCAGGATTGGCGTGCGGCGCACTGTTCGGTTACGTCACTACCCGCAAATCGGGCACAGCCTTGTCGATGATCAGCCTGGCATTGGTGGAAATGGCGGCTGCGGCGGTGTTGATGTTTCCCGCCTGGTTTGGCGGTGAAAGCGGTGTCAGCACCGACCGGGTGCTGGGTACGCCGTTGTTTGGCATCGATTTCGCGTCACCGTTGCAGGTGTATTACCTGATTGCGTTCTGGCTATTCGTTTCCTGCGCCGCCATGTATGCGTTGACGCGCACGCCGCTGGGGCGCATTGCCAATGCGGTGCGCGACAACCCCGAGCGTGCCGCCTTCGTCGGGCATGATCCGCGCCGTGTACGCTATCTGATGTTCATGCTGGCGGCCTTCTTTGCCGGCATCGGTGGTGCACTGGGCGCCATCAACTTTGAAATTGTCAGCGCCGAGAACCTGGGATTGCTGCGTTCGGCGCAAATCCTGTTGTTTACCTTTATCGGCGGCATCGGCTATTTCTTCGGACCGTTGCTGGGGGCGCTGGTCGGCGTGCTTTTTCTGGACTGTTATCGACTTACACCCGAGGCTGGCAGCTATATCTGGGCCTGCTGTTTGCTTGCATCGTGCTGTTTGCCCCGGGCGGACTGGCCGGGATCTGGATCGGAGCCGTGTCGACCTGGCGCCGGTTGA
- the hutI gene encoding imidazolonepropionase gives MPQNQVNSARSADGIWHNARIVPAGNPDHTIVDAVIVVRDGVIAWLGSEASLPAEFSDPALPRHDVGGRWITPGLIDCHTHLVYGGNRADEFALRLAGASYEEIARRGGGIVSTVRATRLADEDSLFEQSAGRLEALLAEGVTTIEIKSGYGLDLDGERKMLRVARRLGQHYPVTVYTTFLGAHALPPEYLGRADEYIALVCDIMLPTLHGEGLVDAVDVFCENIGFTVAQSELVFNAAQRLGLPIKMHAEQLSNIGGTQLATRFNALSVDHLEHLTEADVIAMQRSGTVAVLLPGAYYFIRETKQPPLDLLRRHGIPMALATDSNPGTSPTTSLLLMSNMACTLFRMTVAESLQGVTVHAAQAIGQGARHGLLEAGRAADFVVWSVDSLAELAYWSGLNPCRTVVRGGSITRGQP, from the coding sequence ATGCCGCAGAACCAAGTTAATTCAGCCCGGTCGGCCGATGGCATCTGGCATAACGCCCGCATCGTGCCGGCCGGCAATCCTGATCACACCATTGTCGACGCCGTCATCGTGGTGCGCGATGGCGTCATTGCCTGGCTTGGCAGCGAAGCATCACTGCCGGCCGAGTTTTCCGATCCGGCGCTGCCGCGTCACGATGTCGGCGGCCGATGGATTACGCCCGGGCTGATCGATTGCCACACACATCTGGTCTACGGCGGCAACCGCGCCGATGAATTTGCATTGCGCCTGGCCGGCGCCAGCTACGAGGAAATCGCGCGGCGTGGCGGCGGCATCGTCTCGACCGTGCGCGCCACCCGGCTGGCGGATGAAGACAGTTTGTTCGAGCAGTCAGCAGGGCGGCTGGAAGCCCTGCTGGCGGAGGGCGTGACAACGATTGAAATCAAATCCGGCTATGGGCTGGACCTGGACGGCGAACGCAAGATGTTGCGTGTGGCGCGGCGCCTGGGGCAGCACTATCCGGTCACGGTGTATACGACCTTCCTTGGCGCCCATGCGCTGCCGCCGGAATATCTGGGCCGTGCCGACGAATATATCGCGCTGGTCTGCGACATCATGCTGCCGACGCTGCATGGCGAAGGGTTGGTCGATGCGGTCGACGTGTTTTGCGAGAACATCGGCTTTACGGTGGCGCAAAGCGAACTGGTTTTTAACGCCGCGCAACGCCTTGGCCTGCCGATCAAGATGCACGCCGAACAACTGTCGAATATCGGCGGTACGCAGTTGGCGACGCGTTTCAATGCCTTGTCGGTGGATCACCTGGAACATCTGACAGAAGCCGATGTGATCGCCATGCAGCGTAGCGGAACCGTGGCGGTGCTGTTGCCGGGCGCCTACTACTTCATCCGCGAAACCAAACAGCCGCCGCTCGATCTGCTGCGACGCCACGGCATACCGATGGCGTTGGCGACCGACAGCAATCCCGGCACATCGCCGACCACGTCCTTGCTGCTGATGTCGAACATGGCCTGCACATTGTTCCGGATGACGGTAGCGGAATCATTGCAGGGCGTTACCGTCCATGCCGCACAAGCGATTGGCCAGGGCGCGCGGCACGGCCTGCTTGAGGCGGGACGGGCTGCCGATTTCGTGGTCTGGTCGGTTGACTCACTGGCCGAGCTGGCCTATTGGTCCGGTCTCAATCCTTGCCGCACGGTGGTACGTGGCGGCAGCATTACCCGAGGACAGCCATGA
- the hutU gene encoding urocanate hydratase yields MSTPTSTDPRRDPSRTIRAARGTQLTAKSWLTEAPLRMLMNNLDPEVAERPNDLVVYGGIGRAARDWACFDKIVEALTKLNDDETLLIQSGKPVGVFQTHADAPRVLLANSNLVPKWANWEHFNELDRKGLFMYGQMTAGSWIYIGSQGIVQGTFETFAEAGRQHFGGDLSGRWILTAGLGGMGGAQPLAATLAGAASLTIECKQSSIDFRLRTRYLDKQAKNLDDALDLIKYHTERKEAISIGLLGNAAEVLPELVRRAKAGGIKPDLVTDQTSAHDLINGYLPIGWSVEQWVAAQNDPSQQARLTADAAHSCAQHVQAMLDFHAMGIKTVDYGNNIRQVAFDQGVKNAFDFPGFVPAYIRPLFCEGKGPFRWVALSGDPEDIYKTDAKIKELFPENKHVHRWLDMAHERIAFQGLPARICWLGLGERHIAGLAFNEMVRNGELKAPVVIGRDHLDTGSVASPNRETESMKDGSDAVSDWPLLNALLNTSGGATWVSLHHGGGVGMGYSQHAGMVIVADGTDAAAKRLARVLVNDCASGVMRHADAGYEAAVECAKRHNLNLPMIK; encoded by the coding sequence ATGAGCACACCGACCAGCACCGATCCACGCCGCGATCCGAGCCGCACCATCCGCGCAGCACGCGGCACCCAGTTGACCGCCAAGAGCTGGTTGACCGAAGCGCCGCTGCGCATGCTGATGAACAACCTCGATCCGGAAGTGGCCGAGCGGCCGAACGACCTGGTGGTGTATGGCGGCATCGGCCGGGCGGCGCGTGACTGGGCCTGTTTTGACAAGATCGTTGAAGCGTTGACCAAACTGAACGACGATGAAACATTACTGATCCAATCCGGTAAGCCGGTCGGCGTATTCCAGACCCACGCCGATGCACCGCGGGTGCTGCTGGCCAATTCCAACCTGGTGCCGAAATGGGCCAATTGGGAGCACTTCAACGAACTCGACCGCAAAGGCTTGTTCATGTACGGCCAGATGACCGCCGGCAGCTGGATCTACATCGGCAGCCAGGGCATCGTGCAAGGCACGTTCGAAACTTTTGCCGAAGCCGGGCGCCAGCATTTTGGCGGCGACCTGTCTGGGCGTTGGATCCTGACCGCCGGCCTGGGCGGCATGGGCGGCGCGCAGCCTTTGGCCGCGACGCTGGCTGGCGCCGCTTCGCTGACCATCGAATGCAAGCAGTCGAGCATCGACTTCCGCCTGCGCACGCGCTATCTCGACAAGCAGGCCAAGAACCTGGACGACGCGCTCGATCTGATCAAGTACCACACCGAACGCAAGGAAGCGATTTCCATCGGCCTGCTCGGCAATGCCGCGGAAGTGCTGCCGGAGCTGGTGAGGCGCGCCAAGGCTGGCGGCATCAAGCCCGACCTGGTGACCGACCAGACCTCGGCGCATGACCTGATCAACGGTTATCTGCCAATCGGCTGGAGCGTAGAGCAATGGGTGGCGGCGCAAAACGATCCGTCGCAGCAGGCGCGGCTGACTGCCGATGCCGCCCACTCGTGCGCGCAGCACGTGCAGGCGATGCTGGATTTCCATGCGATGGGCATCAAGACCGTCGATTACGGCAACAATATCCGCCAGGTTGCATTCGACCAAGGCGTCAAGAATGCCTTCGATTTCCCCGGCTTTGTGCCGGCGTACATTCGCCCGCTGTTCTGTGAAGGAAAAGGGCCGTTCCGTTGGGTGGCCTTGTCCGGCGATCCGGAAGATATCTACAAGACCGACGCCAAGATCAAGGAGTTGTTCCCCGAAAATAAGCACGTACATCGCTGGCTGGACATGGCGCACGAACGGATTGCATTCCAGGGCTTACCCGCGCGGATCTGTTGGCTTGGCTTGGGCGAGCGCCATATTGCAGGCCTGGCCTTCAACGAGATGGTACGTAACGGCGAACTGAAAGCGCCGGTCGTGATCGGCCGCGATCACCTCGATACCGGCTCGGTCGCCAGCCCGAACCGTGAAACCGAAAGCATGAAAGATGGCAGCGATGCCGTCTCCGACTGGCCGCTGCTGAATGCTTTGCTGAATACATCCGGCGGTGCCACCTGGGTTTCGCTGCATCACGGTGGCGGCGTTGGCATGGGCTATTCGCAACATGCCGGCATGGTGATCGTTGCCGACGGCACTGATGCCGCCGCCAAGCGCCTGGCGCGCGTGCTGGTCAACGATTGCGCGTCGGGCGTCATGCGTCATGCCGATGCCGGCTATGAGGCAGCGGTGGAATGCGCCAAGCGGCACAATCTGAATTTGCCAATGATTAAGTAA
- a CDS encoding DUF2239 family protein: MHSPYPNQVIAFAGAHRIASGQLALVALKAKELLDRNDAATVLIFDDITSAQVEVDFRGSAEQVLQRLSSNEIHAAQTAKTVNSEELPRGPGRPKLGVIGREVTLLPRHWDWLNQQPGGASVALRKLVEDAKRQGEERDQIRRAQEYAYRFMSAMAGDLINFEEATRAFFAGDQERFAELSEPWQIDIRDHARRLAARAFAVEA; encoded by the coding sequence ATGCATTCCCCCTATCCCAACCAGGTCATCGCCTTCGCCGGCGCGCACCGCATCGCTTCCGGCCAATTGGCCCTGGTCGCGTTAAAAGCCAAGGAACTGCTCGACAGGAACGACGCCGCGACCGTACTGATCTTCGACGACATCACCAGCGCTCAGGTCGAAGTCGATTTCCGAGGCAGCGCCGAACAAGTCTTGCAACGCCTGTCGTCAAATGAAATCCATGCGGCGCAAACGGCGAAAACCGTCAACAGCGAGGAACTTCCGCGCGGCCCCGGGCGGCCGAAACTGGGCGTGATCGGCCGCGAAGTCACACTGCTGCCGCGCCACTGGGACTGGCTCAACCAGCAGCCTGGCGGCGCCTCGGTGGCGCTGCGTAAGCTGGTCGAAGATGCCAAACGCCAAGGGGAGGAACGCGACCAGATCCGCCGCGCCCAAGAGTATGCGTATCGGTTCATGTCGGCGATGGCCGGGGATCTGATCAATTTCGAAGAAGCGACCCGAGCCTTCTTTGCTGGCGACCAGGAGCGCTTTGCAGAACTGAGCGAACCCTGGCAAATCGATATTCGCGATCATGCCCGCAGGCTGGCAGCACGCGCCTTTGCTGTTGAGGCATGA
- a CDS encoding ABC transporter ATP-binding protein, with translation MSALLQIRGLHAFYGQGQVLRGVDLEVGRGEIVALLGRNGAGRSSTLKAAMGMLRGSGSVLLDGAELFGLKTFQIARQGLAYVPEERAVFPTLTVQQNLLLGQHGGGVGGVNIDDMLCLMPQLAARRHVAAGALSGGEQQMLSLCRSLMGAPKAIMVDEPTEGLAPAMVKVVAQHLQRLREQGLGVLLVEQKLDIALEIADRVLVMGRGRIVFAGTSSELRRNQAVRRQWLEV, from the coding sequence ATGAGTGCGCTGCTGCAAATTCGCGGTTTGCATGCCTTCTACGGACAGGGTCAGGTGCTGCGCGGCGTCGATCTGGAGGTCGGCCGCGGCGAAATTGTGGCTTTGCTAGGGCGTAATGGCGCTGGCCGCTCCAGCACATTGAAGGCGGCCATGGGCATGTTGCGCGGCAGCGGCTCGGTGTTGCTCGATGGCGCCGAACTGTTCGGTTTGAAAACCTTCCAGATTGCGCGTCAGGGTCTGGCTTACGTGCCGGAAGAGCGTGCCGTATTTCCCACTTTGACGGTGCAGCAGAATCTACTTCTTGGGCAGCATGGTGGTGGCGTTGGAGGTGTCAATATCGACGACATGCTGTGCCTGATGCCGCAATTGGCGGCACGCCGGCATGTTGCAGCAGGGGCATTATCCGGCGGCGAACAGCAGATGCTGAGTTTGTGTCGCAGCCTGATGGGCGCGCCTAAAGCGATCATGGTGGATGAGCCAACCGAAGGCCTGGCGCCAGCCATGGTCAAGGTGGTTGCGCAGCATTTGCAACGGCTGCGAGAGCAGGGGTTAGGCGTGCTGCTGGTCGAGCAAAAGCTCGACATTGCGCTGGAGATTGCCGATCGCGTGCTGGTGATGGGGCGGGGGCGGATTGTGTTTGCCGGAACATCGTCCGAACTGCGACGCAATCAGGCGGTGCGCCGGCAATGGCTAGAAGTCTGA
- a CDS encoding ferredoxin--NADP reductase gives MSSTPPKPAVSPLKASTESVTSVHHWTDKLLSFRSTRPAGYQFTPGQFARLGVTVGEEVLWRAYSVTSATSEPELEYFLVQVPGGQFTEHLKSLQPGMPILVEKFSYGFMTADRFVDGEDLWMLATGTGLGPFISILQDPAVWQKFRNLILVHCVRNADELAYQELLTSLPSRPELAAGGARLRLLRSTTRDVQAAAPGNLQGRITALLANGALEAAAGLDITVEKSRIMMCGNPEMITETRELLHQRGLRPCRRAVPGQFVTEDYW, from the coding sequence ATGAGCAGCACGCCACCCAAGCCAGCCGTGTCCCCGCTCAAGGCCAGCACTGAAAGCGTCACCAGCGTGCACCACTGGACCGACAAACTGCTGTCGTTTCGCAGCACGCGACCGGCCGGCTATCAATTCACGCCGGGACAGTTTGCCCGCCTCGGCGTGACCGTTGGCGAAGAAGTATTGTGGCGTGCCTATTCGGTCACTTCGGCAACCAGCGAACCGGAACTGGAATATTTCCTGGTGCAGGTTCCCGGCGGCCAATTTACCGAACATCTCAAGAGCCTGCAGCCAGGCATGCCGATCCTGGTCGAAAAATTCAGCTACGGCTTCATGACCGCGGACCGTTTTGTCGATGGCGAGGATTTATGGATGCTGGCCACCGGCACCGGCCTCGGCCCGTTCATCTCGATCCTGCAAGATCCGGCGGTGTGGCAGAAATTCCGCAACCTGATCCTGGTCCATTGCGTCAGGAATGCCGACGAACTCGCCTACCAGGAACTGCTGACATCGTTGCCGTCACGACCGGAACTGGCGGCCGGCGGCGCACGGCTACGACTGTTGCGCTCCACCACACGCGATGTACAAGCCGCAGCGCCAGGCAATTTACAGGGACGCATCACTGCATTGTTGGCGAACGGCGCACTGGAGGCTGCGGCAGGCCTGGATATCACCGTCGAGAAATCGCGCATCATGATGTGCGGCAATCCGGAAATGATTACCGAAACCCGGGAGCTGCTGCACCAGCGCGGCCTGCGCCCATGTCGACGGGCAGTGCCGGGGCAGTTTGTGACTGAGGACTACTGGTAG